The DNA segment GTACATTCGATCATCCTTATCCAACGACAAAGATTATGTGGATACCGGATAGTAAAGGTACAAtttcatttgtataatatattatttgtatttttaatttgttatatacaagcgactccttttcttttttctttttttttttttttttttttttttgtaggaCTATTTCCCGATCTTTTAGCAACCTCGGGAGATTATTTGAGAGTATGGAGAGCGGTAGAACCAGAAACTCGTTTGGAATgtgttttaaataataataaaaattcagacTTTTGTGCGCCATTGACTTCGTTCGATTGGAACGAAGTTGATCCAAATTTAATTGGCACATCGAGCATAGACACCACCTGTACTATTTGGGGATTAGAAACGGGACAAGTTTTAGGCAGAGTAAATGTTGTTACTGGACACGTAAAAACACAATTAATAGCTCACGATAAAGAAGTATACGATATAGCATTTAGTCGTGCCGGTGGCGGAAGAGATATGTTTGCTTCGGTTGGTGCCGATGGATCCGTTAGAATGTTTGACTTAAGACATTTGGAACATTCAACTATTATTTATGAAGATCCACAACATACTCCATTACTCAGACTCGCATGGAATAAACAAGATCCTAATTATCTTGCTACTATTGCTATGGACGCATGCGAAGTTATCATTTTAGATGTTCGTGTTCCATGCACGCCGGTCGCAAGATTAAATAATCACAggtgtttattatatatattttacttgatgtatatacgaattatatattgcgtatattatttgattttcaatttatagAGCAAGCGTTAATGGTATTGCTTGGGCACCGCACTCTTCTTGTCATATTTGTACTGCGGCGGATGATCATCAAGCATTAATTTGGGATATACAACAAATGCCTAGGGCCATAGAAGATCCGATTCTTGCTTATACAGCAGCGGAAGGAGAAGTAAATCAAATCCAATGGGGTGCTACGCAACCCGATTGGATTGCTATTTGTTACAACAAAGCGGCAGAAATTCTTagagtataaaaatatgactTCCCGagactttacttttttttttttttttttttttttttgttctatttgttcaatttttaaattatcatttaattttggaattttcattttatcgaacTGGATGGATAAATCTTCcatttatttaagatttttaataacatatatgtatatctgtgtATGGACATACGCtacatgtaaaaaaagaaaaagaagaagaaaaaaaagaaaaaagaaaaataaataaacgtatgtgcatacattatatatacgtaactaTATAATACGAACATTGTATACATAgtatattgtacatatgtagtgtaagaattttcttttctttttttttttttgttgttttttgttttttggtttttatctttttttttttttttttttttacaatatgttATAACTCTCTAAAGAATCTTCAAATCTATGACtgtacattattaataatgtgtCCAGTCAAAATATCAATTGAATATTTCTTACTTGTGCAATTAAGGTTTATTTAGTTGTACAATGCTGTATCttgttatttattgtatatatgtctatatagtCCAatgtatttatcgatattaattgaggaaaaaaatatttatctatagcaactttttttcatccttccaaggagaaaaattcttgtatatcgttatataaaatatgattgcCATTACTTCgcaatatgtttataatatagtatattattaattaagttatttagcgtattttaaacatttaagAATTCATAGACGAACCGTAGCAATTCgattacttttaaatatcGTATCGATATATGTTATGAGAACTTtaaatatcgacaatatttttaatgtatcattgactatcatcattatattatcttcataaGACATTTGCATCAATGTTTTAATTGTTTGtgattatttaaaagtattttataataaaagcgTAGTATTAATTTTAGATATAAGATTTTGATACTCTAGGAGgtaaactaatatatatatatatatatatatatatatatatgtatatatatgtatatatatatatatatatatatatatggctgttactaaagaattttttatatatgcaataattcaaatttcaatataaaatttcagtAATCAGTTGAATAGCGTGTTCTCTCATTAATAACatcaattgttaaaaataaaaacattaatggAAGTCATTCATTATAGTTTCTCGTagacaatatattttattgatttaatttttcagatagacggattaattttattaataaatttttttatattataatatcattgaatttctaaataaatagtcaaattttatatttaaaaaaagtgaAGTGACCACGTataagcgataatattaaaatgatgataataatgattattgtatcatttaattataattataatcttggAATAATGATTGTATTATGATACAATTGATTTATGTACAAAAATgccttaatttatataattatcattttagaTCATATATACAGCATTGTATTTCACAGATTATATGAACGAATAATACAACAtgattatgtaatattattgttttttttttttcttttctttgaccGATAAATATgtcacaaataataataataataataataataataataataataataataacaacaacaacaacaacaacaacaacaacaacaacaataataatcattcgaCAAATTTATTCTACATTTTGTACATCTACTTCAATAAATAGTATGAACTCTGATACAGAGCAAGCCTTTCACAGTCTAAAAATTGAGCAAATGACTGTGCATTAGTATTTTCAAAGTAACTATCTGAGGATTgtttacataaatacattcTTTGTATTCTTTCGAAAGCATATAATCCTTGTAATATATTcacaatatattaatatattgatttatatgtGAATTATACAAGACAATGTCAAGTAAATTGCCTAACTAATACAACTTTCTTATTTGAATATCAAGATAAGAATTAAAGATTTGCATTTAGAACACACATTTTTGctatcttaattaattttaaatgtattatttacggtgtatttaaataaatctttttctttctttctttctttctttctttcttttttttttttttgtacactcataaatacatacatccatGTCACTCGTTCaaacaaatgaataatttagtaaatattaaatagaaaatttgtaaacagatcattttttataaactaagcctaaaaaattttgttatatattagaattaattaatattaatctatcATTTCGTACATCGTTAATTATGTCCAGAGTTGTGTATTCAAAATAGATTTGCATTAATATCTTGTtagaatttgataaaataagagTAAGCGAAGTTGCATGAAGTTTCTTATTAGAATATCTTTGAATTCACTGAATTCATATTCTACGCAACGTTAGAATAAGCtcagtttcttttctttctttcttttctttttttttttttcttcttctttcagatatattctttactATCTTGAGTATCTATTATCGCcgatgaaatataaatgatacgtTAACAGGAGAAgactaattttattaaatacataaactttttttttttactaaatacGATTGTATCCTCAGATATAGAGTACAATGAGTTCCTCGAGGCTTCCTTCTGTTCACAAgcattttcattatcgattcagaaaagatcaaatttgtttttgtttgaaaaagaaaatctatccAAATTCAAGTTAAAATTTCATCATATCACTTTCATTTAAACAAtcctaattaataataataataatgataataataataataataataataataataataataaaaaaaaaaatctatggaAGAAattaccttcttctttttttttagcacccaacaataattaattaattaattaattacttgaataattaatgaataattcaaACTTGTATATAGTTgcttatcaaaaatattcttcCGTCTGATGGACATTAAGCACTATTTCAtggaatacaattttttttttctttttttttttttttctttttttttttatcgactatgcaaaaaataggaaaagaaaatgaagaagaagagtaaaacCTTTTCTTATAAAACGCATAATTTGCTTGCAATATAATGAAGATGTAGAACCGTGCAAGCCATAGTAAGCATATTACCCATCGCAATGGAAACGTGAACACGTCGAAATGCATTATGTATTTTGAGATAATGTGGGCAGTGCTTCAAAGGACCAGGATTATGTCGGCCAATTTCATTACCTACGCCTGCGGCTCGTTCTAAAGCATTTTTCTGAATGATCAATTGCAAAAGTGGTGGTGTAAGATACAGACGTATTAATAGTTCCAAGAAGAAAGCTCCTGACATTCCAATGAcctaaaatttattatcatattatcaatatacacacatatatatatatatatgtgtgtatgtgtatttatatataatttattttaaacaatatttcttaattataatattattcatatattattataaatataaaataatattattatataatttaaaatatattataattataatataattttatacaaacCTGAATAGTTAATTCAGTATCCCATGTATATATCGGATGATGTTTTACGAATATGAGTAATGTGATTAAACTTAAGCATGCATTGATGGTGAAGTAACGAGGGAAGAGTACACGTTGTACCTCACCAAAGGTATGTCGTGGAAGGGCAAAATATAAGGAAAGAcctataaacaaataaataatatattggaTTGATAtatcaatcaataaaaaatattaagcttaagaaatataaatttttatattacctgAAACAAAAGTCATCCAAACTTGTGCACCAAAATGCATGACAAAAGAAGCGAGATAAATGAAAGATGTAATTCTTGAAGAGTTAGTTACATAGATCTTGTCTCTTGATGGTACTAAGATTGATGTCACGAAGAGAACGGCTACTATCATGATAATGTGTGCTGGTTGAGCCGTATAAAAGAGAAttctaataacaaaaataaatcatttttgttattatcaattattattttcattataaaaatatcaatatttcataattattgtacacatatataaatatatttaaatataaaattgtaatataatcaattgtaaaataatcaattttaatttctttatttacgaTGCGTTAAGTAAgagtttatttaataataacatagtTCGAGTACtattaattttaactttaGCATACTACGGCAGAACGTGGAGAATATATACATCAAATGTATACATTGAAAGGATAACAAACCACAGCTTGTGCAGATTGTAAAGGCGAGAATATTTAGCATGGCCTGAATAAGTATGTCAACCAAACATCTATCCTTATTAGACGGAGAgacgactatttttaaatatgaaaaaataaatggaaaccGCAAAAACagatgtattatttatatgcataaatcgttacaaatttttatccattaaaaaaagaaaacctttttttttttttttatttttcattctcaaattcatttaaatacaaattttgcCGCCGCaatcgatataaaagaatCGATACAGATCTCgaagttccttttttttttctttttttttcaaatcgatatttattttcaaatattaattttttgacGCCACGAATTTGATTAAAGAATCAATACTAATCtctcaatattttcattttatcaaatCATTCACAAACTTTTTACCTAACATgattaatttatgataaaacaGTTAATCTGTTTTATCATCTCGAATGTCTTACCATATTTCTATCGCAATAACCACATCTTCTCGCGGTCGTTATCATATATTAGAAATCGGTATATCGAAAGAGACGACTACGAATAAACGAATCGATATCTCTTCGATTTTACCTgtcgagaaataataataatcattcgaATTATTCGTcttcaaaggtaaaatattcttctcttcttctttttttttttttcttccttcattttaAACAATCTTTTTGACTCtattgtttcttatttatttattaatttttttcttttttttttttttttttttttttttaatatttatgaattcataaccataatacttttaatttttttactttatcacTTTACAAcgcaaaatatatgtattttaaaagaaacgttCGAAATTAACTTTTGTAACAGCAGcttgaaaaaatgttttatatatacatatacatacacacatacacaaacttaattttatttttgcttaCAAGGCACGTGTAAGAAAgtgatgaaattatttttttttcagcttGTTACTCTCTTCTAAACGATATTTAACTACGTTTCTGCGAACTTTGCTCAAGTAACCAGCCATCGTAATACTTAGGTATCTTttgctatatatatgtgtgtgtgtgtgtgtgtgtatgattcAAATAAAAGTGTGTATAAACGTAACGGATCTTATTAGCGGATTTTGCTTGCTTGGAACTAGGCCAATTCATGTCTCTCCAATGATGCGTAAAAATGTTCTATGATTGcgtaatttattatctatctaaccattattatattccaacacacacgtatatgtattttatgtaaattttttttcctttaaattattaatatagaaatttttaagtggttggaaaatttatttagaaatttgttaacctctaaaaaaaaaaaaaaaaaaaaaaaaaaagaagaaaaaaaaaattagaaagaacgtgatacaaaaataaaagaaagaaaagaaaaagaaatatctataaaCAATATCCATTGTGTAATCATCGTaaatttaaaagttatttatctgatcttattgaaaaattctttttgtcATTAAATTTTCGAATCGATTAACCTCGAATTTCATTTCCTGCTTAAATGTTCGATAATTGGGCAAGACTGTCGTGTGACGTAACGATAAGGGAAATAGACGctacatacatgtgtgtgtgtgtgtaatgaTAAGGGAAATAgactcaatatatatatatatatatatattatctaacagatttatttttcgaatatatacatacatatatatatatatatgtatatatctctatataaAGCAGATTATTCGGAAAGTGCCTTGAACTATGATTAAGACGTGTGTATGtccgtatatatacattttatatgtatttatatgtatataatttttttaatatctgtaAGCTCTGAGAAATATATACGTCAATAATGattgtatcttttttctcttttgtatgCTTAATTTTTAGTGTAAATAGATAActcgtaattttttattaaaattagacACATAATAGAGTAATAAaaatccctctctctctctctctctctctctatatatatatatatatatatatatatatatatatatatatatgtatgattttttttatttagtttaCTTTAGTGTTATTTGATCAATAATCTAGATTAACCTCATTTAAGGTTAAATACTACTCTGATCAAATGCCATTTGTATTtagtaaatattacataatatatattataaataaatgataaatatatgtatatatgtacaacttcctttccttccccatacatacatatatatcgggAAGATTTGAATGAATGATTTACAATGACGTTAAAATATTCCACCTGTTGATtagattctcttttttacttatcATATCATAAATGTGCTGACAATATGCAATTTTTTTCCTGATGTgttaagagagaagagatggagatggagatagagagatataaaaatcgtcacgaaagaaataataacattaaagaaaaaagtcatgAATCATAGATtactttaatgaaatatttctcatatcatacatacatacatacatacatacatatatatatatatatacacacacagacgATATACGTGACTTCGATGAAAAATCTGGATTTCTACAATCGgaatgattttaattctttttctccgataaaaggaagaagaaaaaatatgaaatctctTAAAAAGTCGAATCATTATTTGACGAGTTTCAATTTGTTGATCTCGTTTCTCGTTCAACAATACGAATTTGATAAGACatcattatgtatatatgtgtataaccTATAAAGTGTAAGAGAAAAGTGAatgtgaagagagagaaagggagagaaagagagagacagaaaagagATACAATCCATACCACCTATCTATGTAAATAACCTATAAAGTGTgtaagaaaacaaagagagagaaagagagacatgcATCTAcatttgtgtatatgtgtgtgtgtgtgtgtgtgagagagagatagagagagagagagaaaaagagagtggaCCTTGGCTcgaaatttaaaaatcattcatCAGATATTCTACGTATTTTACTGAGCTACGTAGGTAGGTCGTAATCATATAATAGAGAATCGCCAATTCCCTTACATCCGTTATTTACGGAACGTGAACGAAggacaggaaagaaaaaagataataacttttacatACCAGACAAGCTTAAGGTTTAATTCTGAAAGATTGCAAAGAAAAACTCAATTGAAGAATgtcgatataataatcatttgatattaattgaaaatataattagaaagtattaattatgCAGAAAATGTGCATTTATGATTCAGTGATTCTCagttcttttccttccttccttccttccttcattcctATTGGTTgttgcgcatatatatatatatatatatatatatatatatattttaatatttaaatttttatcaaaatatttatataaatctttctGGATATacgcaatttctttttatttattttttttctttatttaaatattaatagaaaatattaaattaaggTGAAAATGCGTTCGAATTTAATGATTCTCAATTCTTTCGAATCGAACATTCTTATTGgtcattatacatataagttttaatatacaaattattatcgaaaaaatgattataaatcttCCTGAAgatatcatttcattttcttcaaatattaatacaagatattatattatatagaaaatatatttggtGCCTCTCAATCTTTCCGAATCTAATCACAAATCGAGACCTTTTTGTTTATTGGTTAGTACGCATATTACATAAActttaatattcaattttcgattgaaaaaattgatatataaatcttcCCGAATACAGAAtaactttccttttatttaaatattaacacaatgattaaaaacgaataagtaaataaataattcgtttAGATCAGTGCTTCTCAATCTTGTcggaaatgaaacgaaatcgAATCTTCTCATTGGTCAGATTATACAGCAGCAGAGGACATGCACAAGTTACCTtgcatattttctttctctttaatattcaaattttaataagaaaaaaaagttctcCAGACATAATCGTCGATTATGCACTttcatttccttctctctaaattttctcccttttttttttttttgcactaGATCACCAAGATAAAGTTTCTCACGTTATTGCATCGtatcgatttgaaaaaaaaaaaaaaagaaaaaaaaataaatgcggGCTAATGAGAATCGAATATCATtcccatatacatatatatatatatatatacttatatatatatatatatatatatacatatatattcgaatatacatatattatatatcgagtTATCAAGAGCAACGGGGAAACGTGCAAGACGACACGCAACCCATCGTTTAGATTGCACACacccatacatatatatatacacttgcAATCTTGATTTAAGCATCGATCAAACGTCtagcatgtatatatatatatatatatatatatgcatacgctTTGAATACGTGAGAGAGCTATGTCcatagacacacatacacatgtatgttCACGCCTGAACGAGTAGTGATACACTACGTTACAgtgtgaagaagaagagacatGGAGGACACGAAGAGAGATTGCTTGGAATGAACTAAATGCTTTGctactatttctatttctcgtctcatatttatttcctcattcattaaattctaatcatttcaataaaaaatatccaatcaaaaattgtaaataaaacaaaattactgtgacaataaatgaatgaatcaaatgaaaaaaaaaaaaaaaaaaaaaataaataaaaaaataataaaaaaattaaaaagtaataaaaaatataatacgaataattttgTTCTATCGAGAattgtaaagaagaagaagaaaaaaaaaaaagataaagggaaagaaaataaacaaataaataaataatgactCATAAGAAAGAATGAGTGTAAAGTAAATACTATCGTTATGTATTTCATTCATAAGAGGATTATTAACCTCCGTTCATTCGTATTCCAAGAGTTATGtgaaatgtaaatatacattctcatttttttttcccatcttatttcttttttcattttttctttcatttatacaaAAGTTCAAGATACGCTTCGGgtccaattattattacacggacgtaccgataatattaatcgagGTAAggcaatttaattatatacataaataaatacatttatgtGAATGGTAAATTGTCGATCAtcaatattatgatttatttaccGACTggtattttacttttttgcgcgggaaaatgttattattcaaaatagatcgaagaaaaatttgtccacaaataataaaatgagactaaggaaaatttttttcacctCCTAATGTAATAGCAAATTTGTtaagttttataaatacatattacaaAGTGGATGTGAATGACAATGATGAATGGCGAACGAAAAAGACGAatagtcttttcttttctttttctttttttttttttcttttattttatttatagttaataattcTCCTATGAATTTCTACGTCCACAAGAATGCAAGGTGACCTATCCATCAGGCGAGCATTAAACTTACTTTCTACTAATGATTTCGGCAAGTCTACTgccattttgttttcttaattaaaattaaaagattaaaagtaATATGGGAATAACATCCTTCGTAAAAAGTTAATTAATGatactttataaataaatttaaaaaaaaaaaaaacagaaaaaaaagaaaagaaacgatttcttttaatataacattgatatcgatcattatcgtcatcgcAATCATAGTTACTCGCTTACgaaatcacgataataataataacaataataataataataataataataataataataataataataataataacaataataacgcgaAGAACATGCATATACAATAATacttacttaaaaattttacttctCTGTACAGTCTCGTAATATCTCGACAGGACATTAATAAATACGCTGTATTTGATGGTACTAGCAGTAAGGATATCGTCGGCTATATCAggtgaaaaaaattgatcgacTCTACGACGTTCTTGAATAACTTGAAGTTCTCTAGCAATCATCTCATCGTGAatcttcatatatttttctttggcctttttaagtttattattattttgccgttgagtattattttcttcctgtCGTATTTCCATCGGATTGAATGTTTCGTTACCGGCCAATGTACGGAcgcacatttttttatttttttatttttttcttctttttctttatttttcttctttcgtaaacgacaacgacaacggcgacgacgacgaagataacgacgacgacgacgacgacgacgacgacgacgacgacgacgacgacgacgacaacaacaacaacgaggacgacgaggatGAGGAAATTATACGAGGACGTGAAAAATTTCTAacgtataatttttgtatttaataacGTTTGATCGATGACAGACACttctcgaaaaatatttcaaagcaCGCATATGTTTGTCTATCGTTCTTTCGTAGAAATACCGATTCTACCGAATAACCTCTCCTCTCGTCCGGGTTTACCGCTGCAGAGTGCGCTGCTCTGCCACTCGCGCTCCACTTTTTATCTCGCCCCACCACCTCGCACAACTCGCGGGACCAATCAGAATGCTCGAACGAATCGAGAGGGATGAGCCGCCGTTCGATGAACCGTCCGTCAACCGTCTTCCCAGTctactctttccttttcacaCGCGAGGGATGACTTAGGTAATtcccttgttcttttttttttcttttcctttcttttcttttctcttcttttcttttcttttcttttcttttcttacatttttacTTACGAAATCTTGATTCACCTTGATCGTATCAAAACAAATCCAAGCAACAACGTTATCCCTTTCAAATGCAATATTTATTGGATTAATCGacaaatcgtttatttttatcttatttttgtttttttgtttttctttttcttttttttttctctgtctcttttcatACCGAAAATGTTGTTATTTATACGTATGCACATATGTTGTTTTGGCGTTTGCGGTCATTCGCATATTATCTATACTCCACCACGAATTCAAACgatttttcgtatatatttataactatgtatgcatatatatatatatatatatatatatatatatatatatgtatgtacatatatccgGCGAACATATTTAGCACGAATAGAAGTTAACGTACCTTTCCGAGTGTCTcttctaattttattctattttattaaccGAGACAACGTGAGACAAACATCGCTACTACTATTACGATTAACCTCATTACATATACGTTAGaggttatatattttcttattttataattgacTCCTTTTAGGGTGCCAGTTTTGGCGGGAATTTTTAACCGACCGGTTTCTCTCCTTCGAAAGATACGATCCTGTTCTGCCAGCGGGGATTTATTAATGCATTCggaagagagtaaaaaaaaaaaaaaaagaaaaaataaagaaaagggaagatatTCCATACACGTTTGTTTCACTCGCGAAGCACGTTCTACGgaatagtaaaaaagaaaaaaaaaaaaagtacaaatggAATATGTATGGATGTTCCcctaaaaaaaatgattgacgaatcctcttataatttttgtaagtTTCTTTAACGATTGGGATTCCGACCACGTGAATCAATCAAAttgttaggaaaaaaaaaaagaataatgttattttttttgttttgtttaaatgAAGTATCCCTctataagagaaatatttataaaaacatttacattttattttaaatttctttaccGACAGGGTTCTACTACGTAAATCAATCTAatcgctaaaaaaaaaaaaaagaaaaaaaaaaaaattattacgatttaatttatatgtacatataaaatgatagatacgtacgtacaatgattcattcgaaattttaataaatctacgtgttagaaaaatattcctttttcttttcttttttctt comes from the Vespa crabro chromosome 14, iyVesCrab1.2, whole genome shotgun sequence genome and includes:
- the LOC124429114 gene encoding DDB1- and CUL4-associated factor 7 → MALHSVPPKRKEIYKYEAPWSLYSMNWSVRPDKRFRLALGSFVEEYNNKVQIVSLDEETSEFIAKSTFDHPYPTTKIMWIPDSKGLFPDLLATSGDYLRVWRAVEPETRLECVLNNNKNSDFCAPLTSFDWNEVDPNLIGTSSIDTTCTIWGLETGQVLGRVNVVTGHVKTQLIAHDKEVYDIAFSRAGGGRDMFASVGADGSVRMFDLRHLEHSTIIYEDPQHTPLLRLAWNKQDPNYLATIAMDACEVIILDVRVPCTPVARLNNHRASVNGIAWAPHSSCHICTAADDHQALIWDIQQMPRAIEDPILAYTAAEGEVNQIQWGATQPDWIAICYNKAAEILRV
- the LOC124429116 gene encoding transmembrane protein 205; amino-acid sequence: MCVRTLAGNETFNPMEIRQEENNTQRQNNNKLKKAKEKYMKIHDEMIARELQVIQERRRVDQFFSPDIADDILTASTIKYSVFINVLSRYYETVQRSKIFKILFYTAQPAHIIMIVAVLFVTSILVPSRDKIYVTNSSRITSFIYLASFVMHFGAQVWMTFVSGLSLYFALPRHTFGEVQRVLFPRYFTINACLSLITLLIFVKHHPIYTWDTELTIQVIGMSGAFFLELLIRLYLTPPLLQLIIQKNALERAAGVGNEIGRHNPGPLKHCPHYLKIHNAFRRVHVSIAMGNMLTMACTVLHLHYIASKLCVL